Proteins from a genomic interval of Candidatus Acidiferrales bacterium:
- a CDS encoding DUF4386 domain-containing protein: MSSTHNPGRVAGFLYLLLVVTAPLRLMYIPSTLFVRGDATATANNIAAHEWLFRMGIVADLLTGTIAIFVVLALYRLLKEVDQHLAALMVILGGLMVVPIYFLNTLNDAAALMLVRGADFLAVFEKPQRDALAMLFLRLHHHGVVANEIFWGLWLFPFGILVFRSGFLPRVLGVWLIINGFAYLAISFTGLLLPEYESMVFNSALPATLGEIAIMLWLLIKGAKVRPLAAAAS, encoded by the coding sequence ATGAGCTCGACCCACAACCCAGGGAGAGTCGCCGGATTCCTGTACCTGCTCCTCGTCGTCACCGCGCCCTTGCGCCTCATGTATATTCCCAGCACCCTGTTCGTGCGTGGGGACGCGACCGCGACGGCCAACAACATCGCCGCGCACGAGTGGCTCTTCCGTATGGGCATCGTCGCCGACCTGCTCACCGGAACAATCGCGATCTTCGTTGTGCTGGCTCTTTACCGATTGCTTAAGGAAGTGGACCAGCACCTCGCTGCGCTGATGGTGATCCTGGGCGGTCTGATGGTAGTCCCCATCTACTTCCTCAACACGCTGAACGACGCAGCTGCCCTGATGCTCGTGCGCGGCGCCGATTTCCTTGCGGTATTCGAAAAACCCCAGCGGGACGCCCTGGCCATGCTGTTCCTCCGTCTGCATCACCATGGAGTCGTTGCCAACGAAATCTTTTGGGGTCTATGGCTCTTTCCCTTTGGGATCCTTGTCTTCCGGTCGGGCTTCCTGCCCCGCGTCCTGGGCGTCTGGCTGATCATCAACGGCTTCGCCTATCTGGCCATTAGCTTCACGGGCTTACTGTTACCGGAATACGAGTCGATGGTCTTCAACAGCGCCTTACCCGCCACGCTCGGAGAGATCGCCATCATGCTGTGGCTCCTGATTAAGGGCGCAAAGGTGCGACCATTGGCCGCCGCGGCCTCCTGA
- a CDS encoding DUF4386 domain-containing protein, with product MTISTIDESQRKAARVVGFAYLFALIPALFAEFYVPAQLIAYNNAAETARNIMAHERLFRLGIASNLIVFAVDVVLITALYVVLKRVNRSLALLAAFWRLIETAILVVITLNDFDVLRVLSGADYLRVFEADRLHALARLSIGAHGAGYNVGLLFFGFGSPVFCYLWFKSGYIPRALAAWGVLSSLLVGASAFAFIIFPELAKVVTIGYYGGPIFLFELTMGFWLLLKGLRPYRTAEPEKASA from the coding sequence ATGACAATCAGCACCATCGACGAGTCACAACGCAAAGCCGCAAGAGTCGTGGGATTTGCTTACCTATTTGCCCTGATCCCCGCACTCTTTGCTGAGTTTTATGTCCCCGCCCAACTCATTGCCTACAACAATGCTGCGGAAACCGCTCGGAATATCATGGCGCACGAACGACTCTTTCGTCTGGGCATCGCCAGCAATCTGATTGTCTTCGCGGTTGATGTCGTACTTATCACAGCTCTCTACGTGGTGCTCAAGCGGGTAAACCGGAGCCTTGCCTTGCTCGCGGCCTTTTGGAGGCTGATAGAGACGGCAATTCTTGTTGTTATTACGCTCAATGACTTTGACGTTCTGCGTGTCTTGAGCGGTGCTGATTACTTGCGAGTATTTGAAGCAGATCGATTGCACGCCTTGGCGAGGCTGTCGATTGGCGCGCATGGCGCCGGATACAACGTTGGCTTGCTGTTTTTTGGATTTGGATCCCCAGTGTTTTGCTATTTGTGGTTCAAATCAGGCTATATCCCGAGAGCATTGGCTGCCTGGGGAGTGCTTTCGTCCTTGCTGGTAGGGGCATCTGCTTTCGCTTTCATCATTTTCCCCGAGCTCGCGAAGGTAGTTACAATTGGCTATTACGGCGGGCCTATCTTTCTTTTCGAACTAACAATGGGCTTTTGGCTTCTGCTTAAGGGATTAAGGCCATATCGCACAGCCGAGCCGGAGAAGGCAAGTGCGTAA
- a CDS encoding nuclear transport factor 2 family protein — MRYLVATVLFVSMLTVSSPAFASPKAAQPTNDVKFRIQRLFEVWQALDPAKAAPFYAKDADLVFYDIAPLKYTGWAEYAEGVKKAFADFASAKFTLGNDLRVSRLENLAWATATWHGELMRRDGTKAALDGRWTGVLEKHGREWLIVHEHMSVPLPPAPSTAGR; from the coding sequence ATGAGATACCTGGTGGCTACCGTGCTCTTTGTCTCTATGTTGACGGTGAGTTCGCCTGCTTTTGCTTCTCCTAAAGCAGCGCAGCCCACCAATGATGTCAAGTTCCGGATTCAGAGGCTCTTTGAGGTGTGGCAGGCACTCGACCCGGCAAAGGCGGCGCCCTTCTATGCCAAGGACGCCGATCTTGTCTTCTATGACATTGCTCCCCTTAAATACACTGGCTGGGCAGAATATGCCGAAGGCGTAAAAAAGGCTTTTGCCGATTTTGCATCCGCGAAATTCACACTCGGTAACGATTTGCGGGTAAGTCGGCTGGAAAATCTGGCCTGGGCTACGGCCACGTGGCATGGAGAACTTATGAGAAGGGATGGCACCAAGGCAGCCTTGGATGGCCGTTGGACCGGAGTATTGGAGAAGCACGGGAGAGAGTGGCTCATTGTCCACGAACACATGTCTGTGCCGTTGCCACCTGCTCCATCAACAGCCGGGCGTTAA